In Acidobacteriota bacterium, the sequence CCTTGTCCTTGGCCTTGCCGAGCTCCTCTTCGACCTTGCCCTTGGCCTTGCCGACCGTTTCACGGCCGAGGTCTTCGATCGAGCGCCCCTTGTCGACCAACGCCTGGAACATCTTGCTGCCCTGCTCCTCGACCGTCGACAGCGCTCCCAGACCGGCCAACCAAACGCGGTGCGCCGAGTCGAGAACCTCCTGTTGCTTCTGCTTCTTGGCTTTCTTCGCCTTCTTGGACTTCTTGTCTTTGCCCATGACGAATCCTCCCTATAGAGACGGCCTCACAGGCCGAGTGCTTGGTTCGGGTGCGGCCGGTGGCCGCCGAAGGAGTGGTGCTTACGCGCGAGGCGCGGCGGCGGCCTCGTCGACCTTTTTGGTCAAGGCCTCGATGTGGCCCTGGAGGGACTGCACATCGTCGAGGGTCGCCAGACCCATGCGATGGAGCGTGCCCTTCATGCCGTCCTCGACCGTCGACTGCACCTTGTCACCGATCTCCTGGACCTTCTGCGAGGTGCGGGCAACGGTGCGGTCGATGGCCTTGAACTGGCGCTTCTCGACCTTGCGGCCCTTCTCGACCAGATGATCGAACAGCTCTCGACCACCCTCTTCGACTCGCGCCACGGCGCCGAGGCCGGCGAGCCAGATGCTGCGCCCGGTCTCGGTGACATCCTGGGCCAGCTCGCTGGCACTCTTGACGGTGTGTTCCTGGACCTTCTTCATGAACCTTCTCCCTTTCTGGAAGTCGCCACGTCGGCGGTCGCCCCTTCGGGCGTCTCTTGCCGCTGGCTCTCGAGGTCGACCAGGGATGTTTCGAGCTGCTCGAGCTGCGAGCGCAAGCGCGACATCTCCTCGCGCGCCCGCCGCAGCGGCCCGACGCGATCCATCGATGCCTGCAGCAGTCGGTCGACTCCGTGTTGAACGTGTTCCATACCGCTCGATACCGCCTTCTCGCCAACCCGCACGAGCTCGTGGAGCAGCTCACTGGGAAGGAAGGAAGAGCCGCGGCGGCCTTCGTCGAGGATGATCTGCGTCAGCGTCTGTGAAGTGACATCGGCCGTGGTCGCATTGTCCACCACCTTGACCTCCTGGCCCTCACGGACCCAGGCGGCGATCTCCTCCAGGGAGACGTAGCGACTCTCCTCCGTGTCGTAAAGCTTGCGGCTTTCATACCGCTTGATCAGCCGAATCATCTTCGCGATCTCCTCTTTTGACTGTCGGCCGCGCCGGCACCGAGGATCCTCGGTGGAAGCGGGTTCGAGCCGCATTATGCCGTGCCGCGGCGCCGACAATCAAAAGATACCGCAGTGCGGCAAAACTGTCAAGACACTATTGCCGCAACGCGTCAAGAGGAGTAAATCCCCTTCAGGAAAGGATTCTCCGGCCGATTCAGTGAATCTTCCGAAGACCGTCTCGGCAGCCTGCCGCCCTTCTTGTCGCATTGCGGCACCCGGCGTCGATTGCACCGCGGGGGTGCGCCCGATAGGGTTCCGGGTACCGTGATTCATCTGACCTTCGACCGCGGCACCCTGCTGCTGCGGGGCGCGACCGAAGACTCCGCCCTGCCGCAGTGCGTCTTCGATGCCCGGGTCGACGCCTGGCGCGCTCCGGCCTCGGCCGATCGGCCGATCCTGCGGGCCCTCCACCGCCAGGAAATCGCCTTCACCGACGAGGCCCGGGGCTACCAATCCCTCGACCTCGCGTCGCGCTGGCTGCGCGAGCCCTTCCCGCATCAGGCGGAGGCCACCGATGCCTGGTGGCGACAGGGCAAGGGTGGCGTGGTGGTGCTGCCGACCGGGTCCGGCAAGACCCACGTCGCGGTCATGCTGATCGAGCGCCTGGGCCGCAGCTCCCTGGTGGTGACGCCGACCCTCGACCTGATGCGCCAATGGCTGTCGGTGCTGACCACCGCCTTCGGCCTCGAAGTCGGCCTGATCGGCGGTGGCGAGTACAATCCGCAGCCCCTGACGGTCACCACCTACGACTCGGCTCACCTCCATATGGAGCGCCTCGGAGACCGCTTCGGCTTCCTGGTCTTCGATGAATGCCACCACCTGCCGAGCCCGTCCTACGCCTTCGCCGCCGAAGCCTCCCTGGCGCCGTTCCGTCTTGGCCTGACGGCGACACCGGAACGGGAGGACGGCGCCGAGAAACGGTATCGCGACCTCATCGGGCCAATCGCCTACCGCCGTGAGATCGGCGAGCTGGCGGGCAAGTACCTGGCCGAGTACGAAACCATCACTCTCCTGGTACGCCTCGACGACGAGGAACGGCAGGCCTATCGCGAGGCCCGCGCCGTCTATCGCGACTTCGTCGCCAGCCAGGGCCTGCGGCTGGGATCACCGCAGGGCTGGAATCGCTTCCTGATGCTGACCTCGCGCAGCGAAGCGGGAAGACGCGCCTTTCTCGCCTACCGTCAACAGAAGGCCATCGCACAGGCCTCCGAGGGCAAGCTCCGGCTCCTCGCCGAGCTCCTCGAGCGCCACCGCCGCGATCGAGTGCTGATCTTCACCCACGACAACGACACCGTGTACCGCATCTCGCGGCGCTTCCTGATCCCCGCCATCACCCATCAGACCAAGGTGCGCGAGCGCCACGACACGCTGACCCGCTTCAACGCCGGCGATTTGCCATTCGTGGTCACCTCGCGGGTGCTCAACGAAGGCGTCGACGTGCCCGCCGCCAACGTCGGCATCATCCTGTCGGGCACCGGCAGCGTGCGCGAGCACGTCCAGCGCCTGGGGCGCATCCTGCGCCGCGCCGAGGGCAAGGAGGCAGTGCTCTACGAGGTGGTGACGGAGGACACCGCCGAGACCTACGTCAGCCAGCGGCGGCGGCGCCACAGCGCCTATCGCTGAAGCTCGCGGCGGGAGCGCGCCTCGAGGGTCAGAGTAGCCCCCAGGAAGCGCCCGCCGGGGATCACCTTGCCGCCCTCGATGACGACATCGAGGCGGTAGAACCGCTCGCGACCGAAGGCTACTCGCAGGTCTCGACTGCGCGCTTCGAGGGGCACTTCGAGTAGCGTGCCGTCGCGTTTGCCGGCGGAATCGAAGCGCACGCGATGAACCTCGTCGCCACCCGCGACGGTCAAGACCGCGCCCGCCGACAGGGCCCTGGCCTCGAGGACGGCGGCGGCGAGATCGGCCCGGCTGACCAGCCAGATCTCGGCCCGGCGGTCGCCGCGAAGGCGAATCTCGAGCGGCGCCTCGGAAACCACTTCGAGGAGCGCGTGGTGCGGCACGAACCAACGACCTCGAGGGGAATCGAAGGCGCGATAGCCCAACCGTTCCGGGGCCTCGAGAGCGGTCAGCTCGAGAGGCAGCCAGCGCAAGGCCGGCCACGGCTTGGCCGCCGGCAGCAGCACCCCGGCAAGGGCCGGCAGGGTCCACAAGACCGCGGCGACGACCAGCGGCGGGATCGCCGGCGTCGCGAAACGCCGCGGGAGGAGGAAGATCAGGCAGGGAATACCCGCCACCAAGGACAAGCCGCCATAGGCGCCGCCACCGCCGACCCAAAGGCCATGCACAAACAACAGCACCAGCACCACCGCCAGGACGCCTCGGCGACCCTCGAAGCGCCCGAAGGGCAAGGCCAGGAGCGCGAAGAGCGCACCGGGGAAGAGCACGATCCAGCCGAAGTTGCGCCCGGCCAGGCGGAACCAGCTCGCCACCGCCAAGCGGCGAGCATCGCGCGTCGGGGACCGCTCCACTTGCGCCGCCAGGACCTCGGCATCGGTGTTGGTAAGCGGGAACTGCTGCTCGAAGATCCGCACCGGATCTGCCGAGAAGGCCCAGGTGGCGCCGGGGATGGTGGCCGCCAGCAGGAGGATCGGCAGTGCCGACAGCAGCGCGCCGATGGCCACCTTGGCGAGCCGATCGCGATGTCTTCGCCGGAGCAGGTCGATCACCGCCGCCAAGGGCAGGATCAGCACCACCGGCGCGATCACCCCGGCCGCGGCCCAGCCGGCGCCCGCCACCAGCCAGCTTCCGCCCTCCCCCATCCAGACCTTCGTGCCGTAGAGCAGCAACGCCATCAGCAGGAGATGGGGCTGCGGCAGCCAGGCGAACAGCAGGAGCGCCGAAGCGCCGATGAAGAGCGTCCCGAAGGGGCGGCCGAGCTCGGCTTCGGCGCTGCGCATCAGCCAGATCAAGAGCAGTCCCTGCAGCAGCACCACGCCGGCACCTCCCAGCAGCCAGTAGAAGGGCAGCATCAGCAAGGGGTAGGCTGGCGAATCGGCGAAAGAGAGCCGCCCGCCCTCGTCGGCGACGCTCAGGCGAAGCCCCCGCGGCCCGGCGCTCCAGCGCTCGACGGCGCGCTCGAGATCGTCCGCCTCGTAAACCAGATCACCATCCCAGCGCAGGCTCTCGAGCATCATCCAAGGGGTCCCTTCGGCATCCACCGGAGCCGTCCCGAGGCGAGCGGGATCGAGGGCGAGAAGCAGGCCGAGAAAGGCCACCAACCACCACCCTCGGGCGCCGAGCCAGCGGCCGGGCGCGGCGCCCGGCGTCGTCATCGGCCGGCTCCCAGGTAGCCGAGCTGTCGCAGGTTGTCGAGCTGCTCCTGATTGGCCGACGGCACCTTCGACAGGAGCCGGTTGTCAGGTCGCCAGCGCAGCTCGAGGTACCAGTCCTGGCGGGCCGATTCCTGCTCCGCCAGGCCGGGAACGTCCCGAATCGAGAGGCGGTCCGCCGGCCAGGAGGCGTCTCCCAGCCGGGCCTCGAGGGCGACCACCTCGCCAACCGAAACCGGCAGAATGATGCCCTTGACCGGTTCACCCCCGGCGATCTCCAGGCGCAACCGGTTGGAATCCACCGTCACCCGGTCACCGGCCTCCAGGAAGTAGGGCTGCCAGGCGTCGGGCGAGGCTGCCAGCCGCGCCGTCAAGGTCAGCCGCTCGCCCACCGGCAGCGCGTGAGCGACCAGCTGGAAGCCGGGCAGCTCACCGAGGAGGCGGCGATGAATCGCCGCTTCGAGGCGCGAGGCTGACGGCGAGACGGCGGTCAGAGGGTGCCGTTCCCGCGGGTCGCGCTCGAGGTCGTAGAGCTCGCGACGCTGCATCCGGCGGCGATCCATCGCCACCACCTCCCCCCAGCGACCATCGCTCGGGTAACGCTCGGCGTCGCGGTCGAAGAGAATCATCTTGAGACTGCCGAGGGTCGCCATGGCGCGCCGCGGCCCGGCATGGAGATGGCTGGCGAAGGCCAGCCGCGCGGTCTCCTTCTCGCCGCGCGCGATCGGCAGCAGGCTCTTGCCCTGCCAGTGACGGGGGGCCCTCTCGCCGGCCGCCGCCACCAGAGTGGTGGCGACGTCGAGCAGCCGCACCTGATCGTCGACCCGCTCGGCCACCGGCAGGCGTCCGTCCCAGCGCAGGATCAGGGGCACCCGCACCAGCTCGTCGTAGAGGGTGCTGGCGTGACCCCAACCCTGGTGATCGAGGAGCTCTTCTCCATGGTCGGCGGTGAACACGATCAGGGTGTTCTCGAGCAGGGCCGGCGACAAACCGTCGAGCAGCCGACCGATCCAGCGATCCACGTAGGCGATCTCGCTGTCGTAGAGGGCGGAGAGATGGGCCAGATCGGCGACCGGGTCGGCAAGCTCCATGGCGCCCACCCGCAGCGCCGGGACATCGGCACCGGAGACCTCCCCGCGGTACTCGGGAAAGTACGGCGAGACCCCGCCGTCGAGATCGGGCGGCGTCCAGGGGTCGTGGGGATCGATGTAGTGGAGGTAGAGAAAGAAGGGCTCGGCGCCGTGAGCGGCGAGCCAACCCTCACCGGCCCGCGAGATGGCCTCCGCCGGCAGCATGGTCGGGCTGGTGAGCACGGTCTCGAAGCCGCGCGTCAAGCCGCTCGGCGGCCGCAGGATGGGATTGCCCAGAAAGGCCGCCGTGCGATAACCCGCCGCTGCCAGATGCTCGCTCACCAGGTCGACCTCGTCGGCGACGGTGAAGACCTGCCTCGGACCGCCGAGGAACTCGCCGGGATAGCGACTCGAGAGCAGCGAGGCGACGGAGGGCGTGGTCCACGGCGCCTGGGCATAGGCGCGCTCGAAGACGACGCCTCGCCGGGCCAACAAGCGATCGATTTCCGGCGTGGTGTCCCGCTCGTAGCCATAGGAGGTCAGCCGATCCCGGCGCAAGGTGTCGACGACGATCAACAGCAGGTTGGGGCGATCCGGGCTCGCCGGCGGCGGCGGTCCCAGGGTGACCGGCGACCAGGCCACCGTCGCCTGGCTCTCGAGCCGGGCGAGGAACTCGAGCTCGACGCGGCGCCCGGCGTGGTCCGAGAGATCGATGACGCGATCCTGCCAGGAATGGTGGGACTCCAGGCGAAGGGTCTCGAGTACCTCGACTCGGGACCCCCAGCGCAGCCGGACCACCGCCCGACCGCTGGCCGAGGCATGGACCCCGAAGGCCAACCGCCCGTTCTCCGGAATGCGCCCGCGCCAGCTCCAGGAACCAACGGTCACCCAGGCTTGCCGCTGTTCTCCGCCGACCTCGACGGCCTCGAGACGAACCGCCGACGCGAAAGAGAAGGGGCCGGCGAGGGCCGCGTCCGGCGACCAGCGATCGGCGGCGAAACCGAGCGCCGGATCCGAGCAGCCGGCAAGGGCCAGGGCGGCGACGCAGGTCGCGAGGACCGCCGCCAGCCTGTGGTAGAAGGGCCCCAAGGGGCGGAACCGATGGGTCGTCACGGCGGCACGAGTCCGCGGTCTCCCGGACGCTCCCCGCCAGCCCCGCCGCGAACCAGGGCGCCTCTCTCTATGCTCGATTCTCAACCCGGGGCTCTCCGCAAAGTGAAGCAGATGATAGCCCGTCCCTTTCCCCTCCTGGCCCTCACCCTGACCCTGCCGCTGTGGCTGGTGGCCTGGGGCGGGGCCGGCTCGCCGGGCTTCTTCGTGCTCTACCGCGCCCCCAAGCTGGCCGCCCTCCAGGTGCTCCTCTGGCTGCTCCTGCTGGCCCTCGCCTGGCACGGACCCGGCTTGCCTTCGTGGCGTCGCCTGGGGCGCGACCCGGTGCTCGCCCTGACGGCCCTCTTCCTCGCCTACGGCGCGCTCTCGCTGCTCTGGGCTCCGGTGGCCGAGAACGGCTTCTACGAGCTCTGTCAGTGGCTGCCGCTGTTGCTGCTGTTGGCCGCCCTGCGCCACTGGCTGCAGCGCGACCCGAAGCTCGCCGATCGCATCATCCGAATCGCCGTCCTGGCGCTGGTGCCGGTCCTCCTGATCTCGGTTCTTCAGCGCCTCCACCCGCTCCCCTGGCTACCCGCCATCGCTCCGCAATTGGGCGTCGCCCACGCCTCGCTGCTGGGCTACAAGAACCCCCTCGCTCTGACCCTGCTCGGCCAGATCTTCTTGCTCGCCTACCTCGCCTTCGGCCGCGAGCGGCCGCGGCCGGTGTGGCTGGCGCTACTCGCCTTCGAGATCATCCTCCTCACCACCCTGCGGAGCCGCACCGTGATGGTCGCCCTGCTACTGACGGCCGCCGCCGGCAGCGTCCTCCTGGTGCTGCGCGGGCGTCGCCGGCAGGGCGCCGTGCTCGCCGTCGTCGGCCTGGTCTTCATCTCCCTGCTGGCCTCCCTGCCGGCAGCCCGGCAACGAGCCGCCACCATTCCGACTCTCCTCGGCGATTACTGGAGCAGCGATCGCGGCGTTTACTTTCGCAACACCCTGGCGATGGTGCGTCAGCATTCCGCAGGCGTCGGCCTGGGCAACTGGCAGTCCGTCTACCCGGTGTTTCGCAGCCACGACCGCTACCGCTCCTTCGACGATGAGTTTCGCGTCCGCCGGGCCCACAGCGACCATGTGCAGATTCTCGGCGAGACCGGCTGGCCGGGCCTCCTCTGCTGGCTCTTGCTGCTCGCCTGGGCCCTGGCCGCGAGCCTGAGGGCGGGTCCGCGGGCCCTCTTCATCGGCCTCCAGATCCTCGCCCTCGGCCTCGCCATGGGGACCGATTACGTGCTCGACCTGCCCTACTCGAAGCTCCAGCTAGTGGTCCTGCTGGCCCTTCTTCCGGGCCCCCGGGAAGGAGCCGCGGCGAGCGGCCGCCGGGCCCTGCGATGGCTCGTCCCGCTCGCCGCCGGCGGTATCCTTCTCGCCCTTTCGCTGGCCCTCAAGAGCCACCGCGGAGCCCACTTCCAAGCCGCCTTCGAGCACCAGCGGAGTGACGCCCGCGAGCTCGGCGAGAGCTTCGCCCGCCTTCCCGGCCACGACAAGACCTTCCACCGCCACCTGCTGGCCCTGGCTCAACTACGCTGGCAGGACGGCGAGCCCCGAGGGGCTCGCGACGCCGCCTGGCGTGCCCTCGAGCTGCACCCCTACGACCCCACCACCTTGCGCCTGCTCGCCATCCTGACCCGCCCGCAGGATCCCCTCGCCGCCGCCGCCCTCGAAGACGGCGCGGCGTACGTCCTTCACGAAGCCACCAACGGCTACCGCAAGCCCTATCCCCGGCGCCCCTCGGAGGACTCCTTCGGCGAGTGACAACGGATCCTGTCTATGGTATTTTCCCATCAAGATCTTCCTCGGGAGGGAACGACAGCATGAACTCCAGCCGCGGCCCCCAAAGCCGCCTGAATCGCTCCTCGCTCTTCGTGCGCTTGGCGCTGGTCTGCGCACTCTTCGCCCTACCCGCCACCGGCGGCTTCCTGACCTTCCTCGGAGCCTATTTCGATGGCGGCGGCGTGCCCGATGGTCTCGATGGCGCTTCCGCCGTCAGCGTCAGCCCGGACGGACGTCACGTCTACGCCACCGGGCGCCTCGACGACGCGCTGGTGGTGTTTCGTCGTGATGCCACCAACGACCTTTTGACCTACGTCGAGACGCTGCAGGACGGCATCGGCGGCGTCTTCGGCCTCAACGGTGCCTTCGACGTCACCACCAGCCCGGACGGGCGCCACGTCTATGCGGTATCCCGCAACAGCGACGCCCTGACCGTCTTCCGACGCGATCCTTCCGGTGACAATCTGGCCTTCGTCGGCGCCCAGGAGAACGCCGTCGGCGGGGTCTTCGGTCTCGACGGTCCCTCGGCGGTGACGGTGAGCCCCGATGGCCGGCATGTCTACGTCACCGGTGAGCGCGACGACGCCCTGGTGATCTTCCGCCGCGACCCGAGCAACGATTCCCTCTTCTTCTACAACCTGATCGAAGACAACGGCGTGCTGGGGTTGGGCAATCCGACCTCCGTCGACGTCAGCCCGGACGATCTCCACGTCTACGTCACCGCCGCCGACTCCCTTTCGACCTTCGCTCGCGACGCCACCACCGACGCCCTGTCCCACGTCGGCACCATCGGCGCCAACAACGACCTCGAAGGCGCTCGCTCGGTGGTGACCAGCCCGGACGGCGAGCACATTTACGTCGCAGTCGAGGACCTCGACACGATCGCCGTCTTCGAGCGCACCGCCTCGGGGCTGCCCAGTCGCATCGCCACGGTGGAGAACGGCGTCGACGGCGTCAGCGGCCTGAACGCCCCGACCTCGATCGAGTTCAGCCTCGACGGTCGAGTCGTCTTCGTCTCCGGCCGTGCCGCGCGGGCGGTGGTGGTGTTCCAGCGCGATCCCGCCTCCGGCGCGCTGATCTACCGCAAACAGCTCAACCTCGACGACAGCGGCGTCACCGGCACCGAGGGCGTCATCGACCTCGCCGCCAGCTCCGATGGCGAGCACCTCTTCGCCGCCGGTCGCGCCGCCGATTCGGTGGTGATGTTCGAGCAGTCCCTGCTGTTCACGGACGGCTTCGAGTCCGGCGACACCAGCCGCTGGAGCGACACCGAAGACTGATCGCCGGGTGGTCAGAGGTCGCGCGCTCCCCGGCGCCGCCGCGTGCCGGGTATTCTCGACCGATGCTGACCAGTGACCTGATTCAAGTGCGCCGGCAGCGCGGCGAGATTCGTCCGCGCTACATCGACACCTCCGATGACGGCCATCGGGATCTTGCGGACCAGCTCGTCACCCTCGTCGCTGATCACCAGGGCAAGCGTCGTGCGGAGCTCGATTCGGCCCTCCGCGAGCTGCTCGGGACCGGCACCGCCTTTCTGCTCCATCGCGGCCTCGCCAAGCTCCTCCTCGACCGCTGCGAGTTCGAGACCCAGGCACCGGAAGAGCCGACGCGGCTGCGCGAGGTGGTGTTTCGCCATGCCGCCGCGCAGTGGCAACAGGGCGATCAACCCTTCGATCGCGACCGCGCCTTGGTGCAGGCGGCGGACGAACTCGCCAGCGACTTGCCTGTGGTCGAAGCCAGCCTCTATGGCGACCTCAAGGGCGAGCAGGTGCTCACGTCCTGGAAATCCTGCACCGCCGACTGGCTCCTCAACCGCTACAACGTCGCGTTGGCCCAAGGGGTTCTGCTGCGCGCTCAGCAGCTGACCCTCGAGGTTCCACCGCAGAATCCTCGCCGCCATCGCGCCCTGTTTCGCAAGATCAAGTTCTTCCAGCTGATGGCGAGCGTTTCCGGCAGTCCCGAGGCGGGCTATCGCATTCGCCTCGACGGCCCCCTCTCGGTGCTCAAGGCGAGCCAGCGCTACGGCCTGCGGATGGCGACCTTCCTGCCCACCCTGCTGCACTTCTCGGGTTGGCGTCTCGAGGCGGAAGTGACCTGGGGCAAGCAGCGTCGAGAGGCGAGCTTCCGGCTTTCGCCGGACCAGGGCCTGGCCCCGATCAACCGTCTCACCGGCCAGTGGCTGCCCGATGCCCTGAGCGATCTCGCCACCAGGTTCACGGCCCTCGGCAGCGACTGGACGGTCTCCGAAGACGCCGCGCTGCTCGATCTCGGAGGCCAGGGCGTACTGGTACCGGACCTGGTGTTCCGCCATCCCGAGGGCTGCGAGGCCTACCTCGAGACCTTCGGCTTCTGGAACCGCTCGGCCCTCGAGAGTCGCCTGGCGCTCCTCGCCGAGCATGGTCCCCGCCATCTCGTGCTGGCCCTCTCGAAGGGCCTGGCCACCGATCGGGAAGAGCTCGAAGAGCTTCCGGGAGAGGTCCTCGTCTTCCGCTCGCGCCCCCTTCCCCGTAAGATCCTCGAACGCCTGGAAAGCCTGCGAACCGATCAGGAGCCGTCATGAGACTCGCCTTCGCCATCACCCTCGGTTGTCTCCTCACCGCCTGCACCACCGCCTCGGCGCCGCCCACGGTGAGCGATGCGACGCCTCTCGAGCAGGTTCGCGACCTGCCCGCGAAGCGCTCCCTGCAGGCGGCCTTCCTGGTGGTGGACGGGGTCTACAACACCGAGCTGACGGCTCCCTTCGACATCCTCCATCACACCGTCTTCCACGTCCAGCCGGGCATCGAGGTGTTCACCGTGTCCCCGGACGGCCAGCCGGTGACGACCTTCGAGGGCATCACCCTCGAGGTCGATCACTCCTTCGAATCGGCTCCGCGGTCGATCGACATCCTGGTGGTTCCGAGCGCCGAGAACAGCATGGACTCGGACCTGCAGAACAAGGCCATGCTGGGATGGGTGCGGCGCGTCGGAGAGCGCGCCCGCTGGGTGATGTCGCTGTGCGATGGGGCCTTCGTGCTGGCTGCCGCCGGCCTGCTCGACGGCCACGCGGTCACCACCTTTCCGGGCGACCAGGATCGCTTTGCCGAGATGTTCCCGCAGCTCGATCTGCGGCGCGGCATCTCCTATGTCCACGACGGCGCGATGATCACCTCCCAAGGTGGCGCACGCAGCTTCGATCCCGCCCTCTATCTGGTGGCCCACCTCTACGGTGACGACGTCGCTCGCGGAGTCGGCCGTGGCATGGTCCTGCCCTGGCCCCCGGTTCCCGGCACGGTGCCGGCGCTGGTGGTCTCGACCGCCCCCTGAGGCTTGGCCTCGGCAAAACGCCGGAAGCGCGGTCTCGGCGCCCCTGCAGAAGTTTCTCCGGCGGCGAGGTCGATCTCATTACTTACAAAAATGTGGGTACTTGCGAAGTTCATCATTAAGGGCTACCTTGTCGGCCATGGGATATTTCCCCAGGGCCCGCAAGCCAGCCGCAGCCACTCCTCCGAGCGAGGTTCCAGACGTGTCTCGACCCTCGAACCCCGTTGAGCACCGCCGCCCCCGGGAGTTTCGCCGCATCAACCACGGCTTCGACAGGGTCTTCCGAACCGGGCGCATGAGCCTCGGTCTGGTGGTTCCGATCGAAGCCTACCCTCAGGGGCCGGTCCCCACCATGGCGCAGCACCTCGAGCGCGTCCGCCGCGCCGAACAGCTCGGTTTTTCTGCCGTCTGGCTGCGCGACGTGCCGTTCAACGTCGCTTCCTTCGGCGACGCCGGCCAGATCTTCGACCCCTTCGTCTACTTGGGATTCCTGGCCGGGCAAACCGAGCGCATCGCCCTCGGCGTCGCCAGCATCGTGCTGCCCTTGCGCCACCCGGCTCACGTCGCCAAGGCGGCGGCGAGCGCCGACCAGCTTTCCGGCGGCCGCCTGATCCTGGGCGTCGCCTCCGGAGACCGCCCCCAGGAGTACCCGGCCCTCGCCCTGCCCTTCGAAGATCGCGGCGAGCGCTTTCGCGCCAGCTTCGACTACATCCGGTCGATGGCCCGCACCGAGGGCCGTTTCGAGAATCCCTATGGCCGCATCGATCCGGGCGTCGATCTCCTGCCCAAGCCGTCCGCTGGGCGACTGCCCCTGTTGGTGACGGGCGGCAGCCGCCAGCATCCGGACTGGAGCGCGCAGCACGCCGATGGCTGGATGATCTATCCCCGCGCCGTCGCCCTCCAGGCTCGCGTCGTCGGCGACTGGAGGGCTCGAGTGGAGGCCGCAGGGAGCCCTCCCAAGCCGATAATGCAGCCCCTCTACGTAGATCTCACGGAAGATCCCGGACACCCGCCGCAGCCAATTCATCTCGGCCTCAGGCTCGGCAGCAACCACCTGCGAGACCATCTGAGATCGCTCGCCGCCGCCGGCATCGACCACGTGGCTCTCAACCTACGGTTCAACCGGGCGGATATCGAAGGCACGCTGGAGCGCCTCGC encodes:
- a CDS encoding phasin family protein — its product is MKKVQEHTVKSASELAQDVTETGRSIWLAGLGAVARVEEGGRELFDHLVEKGRKVEKRQFKAIDRTVARTSQKVQEIGDKVQSTVEDGMKGTLHRMGLATLDDVQSLQGHIEALTKKVDEAAAAPRA
- a CDS encoding polyhydroxyalkanoate synthesis regulator DNA-binding domain-containing protein, which encodes MIRLIKRYESRKLYDTEESRYVSLEEIAAWVREGQEVKVVDNATTADVTSQTLTQIILDEGRRGSSFLPSELLHELVRVGEKAVSSGMEHVQHGVDRLLQASMDRVGPLRRAREEMSRLRSQLEQLETSLVDLESQRQETPEGATADVATSRKGEGS
- a CDS encoding DEAD/DEAH box helicase family protein; translated protein: MIHLTFDRGTLLLRGATEDSALPQCVFDARVDAWRAPASADRPILRALHRQEIAFTDEARGYQSLDLASRWLREPFPHQAEATDAWWRQGKGGVVVLPTGSGKTHVAVMLIERLGRSSLVVTPTLDLMRQWLSVLTTAFGLEVGLIGGGEYNPQPLTVTTYDSAHLHMERLGDRFGFLVFDECHHLPSPSYAFAAEASLAPFRLGLTATPEREDGAEKRYRDLIGPIAYRREIGELAGKYLAEYETITLLVRLDDEERQAYREARAVYRDFVASQGLRLGSPQGWNRFLMLTSRSEAGRRAFLAYRQQKAIAQASEGKLRLLAELLERHRRDRVLIFTHDNDTVYRISRRFLIPAITHQTKVRERHDTLTRFNAGDLPFVVTSRVLNEGVDVPAANVGIILSGTGSVREHVQRLGRILRRAEGKEAVLYEVVTEDTAETYVSQRRRRHSAYR
- a CDS encoding sulfatase, encoding MTTHRFRPLGPFYHRLAAVLATCVAALALAGCSDPALGFAADRWSPDAALAGPFSFASAVRLEAVEVGGEQRQAWVTVGSWSWRGRIPENGRLAFGVHASASGRAVVRLRWGSRVEVLETLRLESHHSWQDRVIDLSDHAGRRVELEFLARLESQATVAWSPVTLGPPPPASPDRPNLLLIVVDTLRRDRLTSYGYERDTTPEIDRLLARRGVVFERAYAQAPWTTPSVASLLSSRYPGEFLGGPRQVFTVADEVDLVSEHLAAAGYRTAAFLGNPILRPPSGLTRGFETVLTSPTMLPAEAISRAGEGWLAAHGAEPFFLYLHYIDPHDPWTPPDLDGGVSPYFPEYRGEVSGADVPALRVGAMELADPVADLAHLSALYDSEIAYVDRWIGRLLDGLSPALLENTLIVFTADHGEELLDHQGWGHASTLYDELVRVPLILRWDGRLPVAERVDDQVRLLDVATTLVAAAGERAPRHWQGKSLLPIARGEKETARLAFASHLHAGPRRAMATLGSLKMILFDRDAERYPSDGRWGEVVAMDRRRMQRRELYDLERDPRERHPLTAVSPSASRLEAAIHRRLLGELPGFQLVAHALPVGERLTLTARLAASPDAWQPYFLEAGDRVTVDSNRLRLEIAGGEPVKGIILPVSVGEVVALEARLGDASWPADRLSIRDVPGLAEQESARQDWYLELRWRPDNRLLSKVPSANQEQLDNLRQLGYLGAGR
- a CDS encoding O-antigen ligase family protein, translating into MIARPFPLLALTLTLPLWLVAWGGAGSPGFFVLYRAPKLAALQVLLWLLLLALAWHGPGLPSWRRLGRDPVLALTALFLAYGALSLLWAPVAENGFYELCQWLPLLLLLAALRHWLQRDPKLADRIIRIAVLALVPVLLISVLQRLHPLPWLPAIAPQLGVAHASLLGYKNPLALTLLGQIFLLAYLAFGRERPRPVWLALLAFEIILLTTLRSRTVMVALLLTAAAGSVLLVLRGRRRQGAVLAVVGLVFISLLASLPAARQRAATIPTLLGDYWSSDRGVYFRNTLAMVRQHSAGVGLGNWQSVYPVFRSHDRYRSFDDEFRVRRAHSDHVQILGETGWPGLLCWLLLLAWALAASLRAGPRALFIGLQILALGLAMGTDYVLDLPYSKLQLVVLLALLPGPREGAAASGRRALRWLVPLAAGGILLALSLALKSHRGAHFQAAFEHQRSDARELGESFARLPGHDKTFHRHLLALAQLRWQDGEPRGARDAAWRALELHPYDPTTLRLLAILTRPQDPLAAAALEDGAAYVLHEATNGYRKPYPRRPSEDSFGE
- a CDS encoding beta-propeller fold lactonase family protein, which gives rise to MNSSRGPQSRLNRSSLFVRLALVCALFALPATGGFLTFLGAYFDGGGVPDGLDGASAVSVSPDGRHVYATGRLDDALVVFRRDATNDLLTYVETLQDGIGGVFGLNGAFDVTTSPDGRHVYAVSRNSDALTVFRRDPSGDNLAFVGAQENAVGGVFGLDGPSAVTVSPDGRHVYVTGERDDALVIFRRDPSNDSLFFYNLIEDNGVLGLGNPTSVDVSPDDLHVYVTAADSLSTFARDATTDALSHVGTIGANNDLEGARSVVTSPDGEHIYVAVEDLDTIAVFERTASGLPSRIATVENGVDGVSGLNAPTSIEFSLDGRVVFVSGRAARAVVVFQRDPASGALIYRKQLNLDDSGVTGTEGVIDLAASSDGEHLFAAGRAADSVVMFEQSLLFTDGFESGDTSRWSDTED